One Rhodothermales bacterium genomic region harbors:
- a CDS encoding GntG family PLP-dependent aldolase — translation MIDLRSDTVTKPTPAMRRAIAEAEVGDDVFGEDPTARRLEARVAELLGKEAAVFVPTGVMGNQLAIKVHTRPGDEVVVAERSHIFHYESGAPGLLSGVQLRPIEEPHGLLSGEAVAAVARGRYDWEPRTRLVCLENTVNKAGGVVYPLDLIHDVAEAARAHSLALHLDGARLWNAAVASGHSEAEIAAPFDTVTVCLSKGLGAPVGSVLAGSEETIRLARRYRKLFGGGMRQIGLLAAAGLYALDHHRAGLADDHARARRLADAFAALPTFTIDPATVETNIVIAETGPPAEDVLARLEARGVRLVAFGPHTVRATLHRDVSDEDVDAAITVLREAFGEREPRRL, via the coding sequence ATGATCGACCTCCGCAGCGACACGGTCACGAAGCCGACGCCGGCCATGCGCCGCGCCATAGCTGAGGCGGAGGTCGGCGACGACGTGTTCGGCGAGGACCCGACGGCGCGGCGGCTCGAAGCCCGTGTGGCGGAGCTGCTCGGCAAAGAGGCCGCCGTGTTCGTGCCGACCGGGGTGATGGGCAACCAGCTCGCCATCAAGGTCCACACCCGGCCCGGCGACGAGGTGGTAGTCGCCGAGCGGAGCCACATCTTCCACTACGAGTCGGGCGCGCCGGGGCTGCTCTCCGGCGTTCAACTCCGGCCGATTGAGGAGCCGCACGGGCTGCTCTCCGGCGAGGCCGTCGCCGCCGTCGCGCGGGGCCGCTACGACTGGGAGCCGCGCACGCGGCTCGTGTGCCTGGAGAACACGGTCAACAAAGCCGGTGGCGTGGTCTATCCGCTCGACCTCATCCACGATGTCGCCGAGGCAGCGCGGGCCCACAGCCTCGCGCTTCACCTCGACGGGGCGCGGTTGTGGAACGCCGCCGTCGCGTCGGGCCACAGCGAGGCGGAGATCGCAGCGCCGTTCGACACCGTGACGGTGTGTCTTTCGAAAGGGCTCGGCGCGCCGGTCGGGTCCGTGCTCGCAGGGTCGGAGGAGACGATCCGGCTGGCGCGGCGCTACCGGAAGCTGTTCGGCGGCGGGATGCGGCAGATCGGCCTCCTCGCCGCGGCGGGCCTCTACGCCCTCGACCACCACCGCGCCGGGCTCGCCGACGACCACGCCCGCGCCCGCCGTCTCGCCGATGCCTTCGCGGCGCTCCCTACGTTCACGATCGACCCGGCGACGGTCGAGACGAACATCGTCATCGCCGAGACGGGGCCGCCGGCCGAGGACGTGCTGGCCCGGCTCGAAGCGCGCGGCGTGCGCCTCGTCGCCTTCGGCCCGCACACCGTCCGCGCCACGCTCCACCGCGACGTGTCGGACGAGGACGTCGACGCAGCGATCACCGTGCTCCGCGAGGCGTTTGGCGAGCGAGAGCCGCGCCGCTTGTAA
- a CDS encoding PAS domain S-box protein has translation MTFPLHALLVSSTPADPVLDALRRAGYDPHPEFVSTPKALAASLDRRAWDAVVVCHDEVGISAWEVLAGVQHRASCPPVVVVGDALGEAEAVALIGEGVRDVIRTADLGRLGVVVAKALRSHREQLAPRAEPEAESAFHALAAHMPIGLYRSTADGRILYANHALAQILGCDAVEDLLGEQVITTIKYPREAFVREIEVAGEVRDFVMHWERTDGEFVVTRENTRSVRDASGTLLYYEGTMEDITEERRAFHVEQRRARQLEAIVRFSAAVDAAQGSNALDAAILRVVEEALQADAVVFLRHSAEGFDVQTWSERIAEEVQACREQEVWKAYPVRTKPLLIRDERRLESPLLVGPMRDAMRQAGMRALGSFPLIHRGQPVGALVAFFEEPHTFSDGDLRMAETLAWNVAGAVTRWQAEGELRNSEASLRTIAAATGHVLYRLRFGATACDHISASVKTLTGYSARDLSEMGGFDTLIESREVIEGSALNGGDGASDSHYLALYRLRTADDQLRWVEDSASPWIDESGKVVGRVGVLQDVTERREREEAAHLQSRRSLAQQKALNELSTLDADAPSVLRRTTEVAAKVMGTGRVALWLLDEDSVEMRCHDLYELEEGRHRADVAFRADAVADAVEMLSHQRVLATADVMNKPLSERVGLDVYHARNGVRAVLTAPIRRGGRVVGFVAFEHLAAPRTWTLDEQDFAGAVGDLLALTLEREQRAHAEAALRESELRYRAISELAADYAHALTVEPDGSHRLAWVTDAFERISGYTIDEVEDLDGLQRIVHEDDRPALAAEIELLRQGRTIDLEMRIRTKSGEERWIWHRSRPVRDERGRMSYIYSTGQDITERKRFETALVAAREEAEEMARQKSEFLASMSHEIRTPLTGLLGFAGVLAEELDGEQREFARLIEQSGRRLLGTVNSVLDLAKLESEGIELVPEPLDIVDEARQVVLLLSPLADGKGIALRLRTDERELIAPLDAVCLHRILNNLVGNAIKFTESGHVTIEVATEGDRVRLDVVDSGVGIDEDFLPHLFDEFRQEDQGNSHGHGGSGLGLAITKKLVGIMGGTVNVESVKGEGSRFTLTFPSIIEPERVQEAIGRAFARNEDAMKHAARAIAEPEAGDFDLTTLVFTHPSEADPGSETAPVGTTTAGPSWEPVETVAKAPSATDGFMMEDDFMLTDLLPSSATERSGSDGDAVEGFLSLSEVSLRVTGETKGERLGSFILDDVVPVKPVAPPAEGRPRVLLIEDDPQTRTALERVLQSRFAVDVATEARTALDRMAKGTYDAFVLDVNLGGSRRGVNVLRVARTLPGYAGTVAVALLPNGVGDVPFLDAGFDHCVSRPFTKERLEKLLAVLDRAGKGAA, from the coding sequence ATGACCTTTCCCCTCCACGCGCTCCTCGTATCTAGCACGCCCGCAGACCCGGTCCTCGACGCCCTTCGCCGTGCCGGCTACGATCCGCACCCCGAGTTCGTTTCGACGCCGAAGGCGCTAGCCGCCTCGTTGGACCGACGTGCGTGGGACGCCGTCGTGGTGTGCCACGATGAGGTGGGGATCTCTGCGTGGGAGGTGCTCGCAGGGGTGCAGCACCGCGCTTCGTGCCCCCCCGTCGTTGTCGTCGGGGACGCGCTCGGCGAGGCCGAGGCCGTCGCGCTCATCGGGGAAGGCGTGCGGGACGTCATCCGGACGGCCGATCTCGGCCGGCTCGGGGTCGTCGTCGCCAAGGCGTTGCGGAGCCATCGGGAGCAGCTCGCGCCTCGGGCCGAACCGGAGGCGGAGTCCGCGTTCCATGCCCTCGCCGCGCATATGCCCATCGGGCTCTACCGCTCGACGGCCGACGGCCGGATCCTCTACGCGAACCACGCCCTCGCCCAGATCCTCGGCTGCGACGCCGTCGAGGACCTCCTCGGCGAGCAGGTCATCACCACCATCAAGTACCCCCGCGAAGCGTTCGTGCGGGAGATCGAGGTCGCCGGGGAGGTGCGCGACTTCGTCATGCACTGGGAGCGCACCGACGGCGAGTTCGTCGTCACGCGCGAGAATACGCGGAGCGTGCGGGACGCCTCGGGGACGCTGCTCTACTACGAGGGCACGATGGAGGACATCACCGAGGAGCGCCGCGCCTTCCACGTCGAGCAGCGCCGGGCCCGGCAGCTCGAAGCCATCGTCCGGTTCAGCGCGGCCGTCGACGCCGCGCAAGGCAGCAACGCCCTCGACGCTGCCATCCTCCGCGTCGTGGAAGAGGCCTTGCAGGCTGACGCCGTCGTCTTTCTCCGGCACAGCGCCGAGGGCTTCGACGTGCAGACGTGGTCCGAGCGGATCGCCGAGGAGGTGCAGGCGTGCCGCGAGCAGGAGGTCTGGAAGGCGTACCCCGTCCGCACCAAACCCCTCCTCATCCGAGACGAGCGACGGCTCGAGAGCCCCCTCCTCGTCGGGCCGATGCGCGACGCCATGCGGCAGGCTGGGATGCGGGCGCTGGGGAGCTTCCCCCTCATCCACCGGGGGCAGCCGGTCGGGGCGCTCGTCGCCTTCTTCGAGGAACCGCATACCTTTTCGGATGGCGACCTCCGCATGGCGGAAACGCTCGCATGGAACGTCGCCGGGGCCGTCACGCGGTGGCAGGCCGAGGGCGAGCTGCGCAACAGCGAAGCGTCGCTGCGTACGATCGCGGCGGCGACGGGCCACGTCCTCTACCGGCTCCGTTTCGGCGCCACGGCCTGCGACCACATCAGCGCGTCCGTCAAAACGCTCACGGGGTACTCCGCCCGCGACCTGAGCGAGATGGGCGGGTTCGACACCCTCATCGAGAGCCGGGAGGTGATCGAAGGGAGCGCGCTGAACGGGGGGGACGGTGCCTCGGATTCGCACTACCTCGCCCTGTATCGACTCCGTACGGCCGACGATCAACTGCGATGGGTCGAAGACAGCGCGTCCCCGTGGATCGACGAGTCCGGCAAAGTCGTGGGGCGCGTCGGGGTGCTGCAGGACGTGACGGAGCGGCGCGAGCGGGAGGAGGCCGCCCATCTGCAGAGCCGGCGCAGCCTCGCGCAGCAGAAGGCGCTCAACGAGCTCTCCACCCTCGACGCCGACGCGCCCTCCGTGCTTCGGCGCACGACAGAGGTGGCCGCGAAGGTGATGGGTACCGGCCGCGTTGCCCTCTGGCTCCTCGACGAGGACAGCGTCGAGATGCGCTGTCACGACCTCTACGAACTCGAAGAAGGCCGCCACCGCGCCGACGTCGCCTTCCGCGCGGATGCCGTGGCGGACGCCGTCGAGATGCTCAGCCATCAGCGTGTCCTCGCCACGGCCGATGTGATGAACAAGCCGCTGAGCGAGCGCGTCGGCCTCGACGTCTACCACGCCCGGAACGGCGTGCGGGCCGTGCTCACCGCGCCCATCCGTCGGGGCGGGCGCGTCGTCGGGTTCGTCGCCTTCGAGCACCTCGCCGCGCCGCGCACATGGACCCTCGACGAGCAGGACTTCGCCGGGGCCGTCGGCGATCTCCTCGCCCTTACGCTGGAGCGGGAGCAGCGCGCCCACGCCGAGGCAGCCCTCCGCGAGAGCGAACTGCGGTACCGCGCCATCTCCGAACTCGCGGCCGACTACGCGCACGCGCTGACAGTGGAGCCCGACGGGAGCCACCGCCTCGCGTGGGTGACCGATGCCTTCGAGCGGATCAGCGGGTACACGATCGACGAAGTCGAAGACCTCGACGGGCTGCAGCGGATCGTCCACGAGGACGACCGGCCGGCGCTGGCCGCCGAGATCGAGCTCCTGCGCCAGGGCCGCACGATCGACCTCGAGATGCGGATCCGCACCAAGTCCGGCGAAGAGCGGTGGATCTGGCACCGCAGCCGGCCCGTCCGGGACGAGCGGGGGCGCATGAGTTACATCTATTCGACCGGGCAGGACATCACCGAGCGCAAGCGGTTCGAGACGGCGCTCGTGGCCGCGCGCGAGGAGGCGGAAGAGATGGCGCGGCAGAAGAGCGAGTTCCTCGCCAGCATGAGCCACGAGATCCGCACGCCCCTCACGGGCCTCCTCGGCTTTGCCGGCGTCCTCGCCGAGGAACTTGACGGCGAGCAGCGCGAGTTCGCCCGGCTCATCGAGCAGAGCGGGCGGCGGCTGCTGGGCACGGTGAACTCCGTGCTCGACCTCGCCAAGTTGGAGTCCGAGGGGATCGAGTTGGTCCCCGAACCCCTCGACATCGTGGATGAGGCGCGGCAGGTCGTCCTCTTGCTCTCGCCCCTCGCCGACGGGAAAGGCATCGCGCTCCGACTTCGCACCGACGAGCGGGAGCTGATCGCGCCGCTCGACGCCGTGTGCCTCCACCGCATCCTCAACAACCTCGTCGGCAACGCCATTAAGTTCACGGAGTCCGGGCACGTCACGATCGAGGTGGCGACCGAGGGCGACCGCGTCCGCCTCGACGTCGTCGACTCCGGCGTCGGCATCGACGAGGACTTCCTGCCGCATCTCTTCGACGAGTTCCGGCAGGAGGACCAGGGGAACAGCCACGGTCACGGCGGCAGCGGGCTCGGCCTCGCCATCACGAAGAAGCTCGTCGGGATCATGGGGGGGACGGTCAACGTCGAGAGCGTGAAGGGCGAGGGGAGCCGGTTCACGCTGACGTTCCCCAGCATCATCGAGCCGGAGCGGGTGCAGGAGGCGATCGGCCGCGCCTTCGCGCGAAACGAGGACGCGATGAAACACGCCGCGCGTGCGATTGCGGAGCCCGAGGCCGGCGACTTCGACCTGACCACGCTCGTCTTCACCCACCCCTCGGAGGCGGATCCGGGGTCGGAGACCGCGCCGGTGGGGACGACGACCGCAGGGCCCTCCTGGGAGCCAGTGGAGACGGTAGCGAAGGCGCCATCCGCTACGGATGGTTTCATGATGGAAGACGACTTCATGCTGACGGACTTGCTGCCGAGCAGTGCCACGGAGCGGAGCGGCTCGGACGGCGATGCAGTAGAGGGCTTCCTCTCGCTCAGCGAGGTGTCGCTCCGCGTCACCGGAGAGACGAAGGGGGAGCGCTTAGGCTCCTTCATCTTGGACGACGTGGTGCCGGTGAAGCCCGTCGCCCCGCCAGCCGAGGGACGGCCGCGTGTGCTCCTCATCGAGGACGATCCGCAGACGCGCACCGCCCTGGAGCGCGTGCTCCAAAGCAGGTTCGCCGTTGACGTCGCGACCGAAGCGCGGACCGCGCTCGACCGAATGGCGAAGGGGACGTACGATGCGTTCGTGCTCGACGTCAACCTCGGCGGCAGCCGGCGTGGAGTCAACGTGCTCCGCGTGGCGCGCACGCTGCCGGGCTACGCGGGCACCGTAGCCGTAGCGCTCCTGCCGAACGGGGTGGGCGACGTGCCCTTCCTCGATGCAGGGTTCGACCACTGCGTCAGCCGGCCGTTTACGAAAGAGCGGCTGGAGAAGCTGCTCGCGGTGCTGGATCGAGCCGGGAAGGGGGCGGCGTAA
- a CDS encoding patatin-like phospholipase family protein, whose amino-acid sequence MSTSPGPTSPSVAPLALMMSGGGARAAYQVGVLRALARRWPDFQPQIITGVSAGAINAASLAGYAGPFVDALDDLGRLWGGLTTEQVFRTDSSSLLQIGYRWAKRLLSGGEAGRRARGFVDTAPLRDLLSRHLDPKGDGIEGVEANIGAGRLHAFGITATNYATGRSVTWVQGKDVQSWDFPKRHSVHARVGVEHVMASAALPLIFPAVPVGADWYGDGGIRLTAPLSPALHLGARRILAVSTRYARTAVEAEDRAVTGYPPPAQILGVLMNAIFLDLLDQDATTLRRISRLSGSLAPDQRDGLRPVRLLVIRPSQDLGRLAGDYEPELPPAFRFLMRGLGTRQTRSPDWLSMLLFEPDYIRHLMEIGEHDAEARIDEIGALLSATELQSDED is encoded by the coding sequence GTGTCCACGTCCCCCGGCCCCACGTCCCCGTCCGTCGCGCCGCTCGCGCTGATGATGAGTGGCGGCGGCGCCCGCGCGGCGTATCAGGTGGGCGTGCTCCGCGCGCTCGCGCGGCGCTGGCCCGATTTCCAGCCGCAGATCATCACCGGCGTATCGGCCGGCGCCATCAACGCCGCCTCGCTCGCCGGCTACGCCGGCCCCTTCGTCGACGCGCTCGACGACCTCGGCCGGCTGTGGGGCGGGCTGACGACGGAGCAGGTGTTCCGGACCGACAGTTCGAGCCTGCTCCAGATCGGCTACCGCTGGGCCAAGCGGCTGCTCTCCGGCGGCGAGGCGGGCCGCCGCGCGCGTGGGTTCGTCGACACGGCCCCACTACGGGACCTCCTCTCTCGCCACCTCGACCCCAAGGGCGACGGGATCGAAGGCGTCGAGGCGAACATCGGGGCCGGCCGGCTCCACGCCTTCGGCATCACGGCGACGAACTACGCCACGGGCCGGTCGGTGACGTGGGTGCAGGGGAAGGACGTTCAATCGTGGGACTTCCCGAAGCGTCACAGCGTCCACGCCCGCGTCGGCGTGGAGCACGTCATGGCGTCGGCGGCGCTCCCCCTCATCTTCCCGGCCGTCCCCGTCGGCGCCGACTGGTACGGCGACGGCGGCATCCGGCTGACGGCGCCGCTCTCGCCCGCGCTCCACCTCGGCGCCCGCCGCATCCTCGCCGTCTCGACGCGCTACGCACGGACGGCCGTCGAAGCGGAGGACCGCGCCGTGACGGGCTACCCGCCGCCCGCGCAGATCCTCGGCGTCCTCATGAACGCCATCTTCCTCGACCTCCTCGACCAGGACGCGACGACGCTGCGCCGGATCAGCCGCCTCTCCGGGTCGCTCGCGCCGGATCAGCGCGACGGGCTCCGCCCGGTTCGCCTCCTCGTGATCCGACCGTCGCAGGACCTCGGCCGGCTCGCGGGCGACTACGAGCCGGAGCTGCCGCCCGCGTTCCGCTTCCTCATGCGGGGGCTGGGGACGCGGCAGACGCGGAGCCCGGACTGGCTCTCGATGCTCCTCTTCGAGCCGGACTACATCCGGCACCTCATGGAGATCGGAGAGCACGACGCGGAGGCGCGGATCGACGAGATCGGGGCCCTCCTCAGCGCGACCGAGCTTCAGTCCGACGAGGACTAG
- a CDS encoding DNA-processing protein DprA, with protein MSESAALTLALLRIDGVGRVTAQRLLAHFPTYDALRATPREQVLLRIKGAPRAAALVDTLFDDEAMRPLLAEAADAIATLASRRIDVLTSHDARWPAGLDALDLAERPAALYAYGDADLLTRPAVALFARPPLPGPAFEIAQDLVRKLIAHDLVVMGGAEHGFDVVVHKLCTSAGRPSILVANAGMARIPKPMRPHVSAAVAAGGLLLSPFPVEHGPFPHDDAERALVMAAAARASAFFTPEPETHEARALAWAVEHDRPTFGVAGDAPLPERVHALGRPIDLDWVVAAAQPEGGA; from the coding sequence ATGTCCGAGTCCGCCGCCCTCACCCTCGCCCTGCTGCGCATCGACGGCGTCGGACGCGTGACGGCGCAACGCCTGCTCGCGCACTTCCCGACCTACGACGCCTTGCGGGCGACGCCCCGCGAGCAGGTCCTCCTCCGCATCAAAGGCGCCCCGCGCGCCGCCGCCCTCGTCGATACGCTCTTCGACGACGAGGCTATGCGCCCCCTGCTCGCCGAGGCCGCCGACGCCATCGCGACGCTCGCGAGCCGCCGCATCGACGTGCTAACGAGCCACGACGCACGGTGGCCCGCCGGGCTCGACGCCCTCGACCTCGCCGAGCGGCCCGCCGCGCTCTACGCCTACGGCGACGCCGACCTGCTGACGCGGCCCGCCGTCGCGCTCTTCGCCCGGCCGCCCCTCCCCGGCCCCGCGTTCGAGATCGCGCAGGACCTCGTCCGCAAGCTCATCGCCCACGACCTCGTCGTGATGGGCGGCGCCGAGCACGGGTTCGACGTCGTTGTCCACAAGCTGTGCACGAGCGCGGGCCGGCCCTCCATCCTCGTGGCGAACGCGGGGATGGCCCGCATCCCGAAGCCGATGCGGCCCCATGTCAGCGCCGCCGTCGCCGCGGGCGGGCTGCTCCTCTCGCCGTTCCCCGTCGAGCACGGCCCGTTCCCCCACGACGACGCCGAGCGGGCGCTCGTGATGGCCGCCGCCGCCCGGGCCTCGGCCTTCTTCACGCCCGAGCCGGAGACGCACGAAGCGCGCGCCCTCGCGTGGGCCGTCGAGCACGACCGTCCCACGTTCGGGGTCGCGGGGGATGCGCCGCTGCCCGAGCGCGTCCACGCCCTCGGCCGGCCGATCGACCTCGATTGGGTCGTCGCGGCGGCGCAGCCCGAGGGAGGCGCGTAG
- a CDS encoding S46 family peptidase — translation MNRFSIVTLVLALSLGACSSTEMTTAPPPSAPPPTTTLPQEPVTVATDQTAAMEAPALIDPDTVRASRSDTGRMFTFDNPPRTYLTETYGFSPDEDWFEHARLGALRFASYCSASFVSPNGLILTNHHCARQSVTQVTQAGENLGDDGFYAATMDDERTVEDLYVEQLVEIVDVTAEVDAAATTMETDAERINARQEAIAAIEERLGAERGGEDAGLRAQVISLYNGGQYSAYIFRRYDDIQLVFAPEDQAGFFGGDPDNFTYPRYSLDFALFRALGEDGQPLDTEEFYFPWSENGSDTGDLVFVIGNPGTTTRLQTVAQLEYRRDVQDPAILRLYSTRADVYEGFVAANPDAPETPELEDTYFSLSNARKSYTGRVEGLRDPYIIARRAAAERSFREAVENDAQLAAEYGALFDQIAQNRREAGQFGEEFGAFVGMNPGSPVASNVITRSVYAYAYGLTQNPSFRETVLGIDDERPAGVERALLEARLEDFVYYFGEDSDIVRQILQGRSVEAAAQDLLQNSAFATEAGTAAALDGDLAASGDPALVIAAAIWPRFAQYQQQSGVLGAQVNELAAQLARARFDVYGTEIPPDATFSLRINDGVVRGYPYNGTVAPPYTTFYGMYDRYYSFRPQESLAEFYELPGAWMPIPDALDLSTPFNFVTTNDIIGGNSGSPMLNRNLEVVGVAFDGNIQSLPGDYIYLPYQNRTVGVDSRGMMEALESVYDADRIANELRTGALVAR, via the coding sequence ATGAACCGTTTTTCCATCGTCACGCTGGTGCTCGCCCTCTCCCTCGGCGCCTGTTCCAGCACGGAGATGACGACGGCCCCCCCGCCGTCCGCCCCCCCGCCGACCACGACCTTGCCGCAGGAGCCGGTGACGGTCGCGACCGATCAGACGGCCGCCATGGAGGCGCCGGCGCTCATCGACCCCGACACGGTCCGGGCCAGCCGCTCCGACACGGGGCGGATGTTCACCTTCGACAACCCGCCGCGCACCTATCTCACCGAGACCTACGGCTTCTCGCCCGATGAAGACTGGTTCGAGCACGCCCGGCTCGGCGCGCTCCGCTTTGCGAGCTACTGCTCGGCCTCGTTCGTGTCCCCGAACGGGCTCATCCTCACGAACCACCACTGCGCCCGCCAGAGCGTGACGCAGGTGACGCAGGCCGGCGAGAACCTCGGCGACGACGGGTTCTACGCCGCGACGATGGACGACGAGCGCACGGTCGAAGACCTTTACGTCGAGCAGCTCGTCGAGATCGTGGACGTGACGGCTGAGGTGGACGCGGCGGCAACGACGATGGAGACGGACGCCGAGCGGATCAACGCCCGGCAGGAAGCGATCGCGGCGATCGAAGAGCGCCTCGGGGCCGAGCGCGGCGGCGAGGACGCGGGCCTCCGCGCGCAGGTCATTTCGCTCTATAACGGCGGCCAGTACTCGGCGTACATCTTCCGTCGCTACGACGACATCCAGCTCGTCTTTGCGCCCGAAGACCAGGCCGGCTTCTTCGGCGGCGACCCGGACAACTTCACGTACCCGCGCTACAGCCTCGACTTCGCCCTCTTCCGCGCCCTCGGCGAGGACGGGCAGCCGCTCGACACGGAGGAGTTCTACTTCCCGTGGAGCGAGAACGGCAGCGACACGGGCGACCTCGTCTTCGTCATCGGCAACCCCGGCACGACGACGCGGCTCCAGACCGTGGCCCAGCTCGAATACCGCCGCGACGTGCAGGACCCCGCCATCCTCCGGCTCTACTCCACGCGCGCCGACGTGTACGAGGGCTTCGTCGCTGCGAACCCCGACGCGCCGGAGACGCCTGAGTTGGAGGACACGTACTTCTCCCTCTCGAACGCGCGGAAGTCTTACACCGGCCGCGTCGAGGGCCTCCGCGATCCGTACATCATCGCCCGCCGCGCCGCCGCCGAGCGGAGCTTCCGCGAGGCCGTCGAGAACGACGCGCAGCTCGCCGCCGAGTACGGCGCGCTCTTCGATCAGATCGCGCAGAACCGGCGGGAAGCCGGACAGTTCGGCGAGGAGTTCGGGGCGTTCGTGGGGATGAACCCCGGCTCGCCCGTCGCCTCGAACGTCATCACGCGGTCGGTCTACGCCTACGCCTACGGGCTCACGCAAAACCCGTCGTTCCGCGAGACCGTGCTCGGGATCGACGACGAGCGGCCGGCCGGCGTCGAGCGCGCGCTTCTCGAAGCTCGTCTCGAAGACTTCGTCTACTACTTCGGCGAGGACAGCGACATCGTCCGGCAGATCCTGCAGGGGCGCTCCGTCGAGGCCGCCGCGCAGGACCTCTTGCAGAACTCGGCGTTCGCGACGGAGGCGGGCACCGCCGCCGCGCTCGACGGCGACCTTGCGGCGTCCGGCGACCCGGCGCTCGTGATCGCGGCGGCCATCTGGCCCCGCTTCGCGCAGTACCAGCAGCAGTCCGGCGTGCTCGGTGCCCAGGTGAACGAACTCGCCGCCCAGCTCGCGCGCGCCCGCTTCGACGTCTACGGCACCGAGATCCCGCCGGATGCGACGTTCTCGCTCCGCATCAACGACGGCGTCGTCCGGGGCTACCCCTACAACGGCACCGTCGCGCCGCCGTACACGACGTTCTACGGGATGTACGACCGCTACTACAGCTTCCGTCCCCAGGAGTCGCTTGCTGAGTTCTACGAGCTCCCCGGCGCGTGGATGCCGATCCCGGACGCGCTCGACCTCTCGACGCCGTTCAACTTCGTCACGACGAACGACATCATCGGCGGCAACTCCGGCTCGCCGATGCTCAACCGCAACCTTGAAGTCGTCGGCGTCGCGTTCGACGGCAACATCCAGAGCCTGCCCGGCGACTACATCTACCTCCCGTACCAGAACCGGACGGTGGGCGTGGACTCGCGCGGGATGATGGAGGCGCTGGAGTCGGTCTACGACGCCGACCGGATCGCCAACGAGCTCCGCACGGGCGCCCTCGTGGCGCGGTAG
- a CDS encoding alkaline phosphatase family protein, which produces MPDAPLPEALPARIVFVFLDGVGLGPTTDHNPFASLALPHFERLAGGQRWTADAVPIAESGHLFRPIDATLGVEGLPQSGTGQATLLTGVNCAARAGRHFGPYPHSTSKPVIAARNLFVRLRDAGRTGAFANAYPDRFFRYAEGRGRWTVTTLCCIEAGVPLRREADLRAGDALTADLTAAAWPEHLGIDVPVISEEAAGRRLARLSHAADLTLFEYYLTDKAGHSQSPGRAAATLRSLDAFFGGLLGALDEGDLLVVTSDHGNLEDLGTKTHTRHPVPLVALGPGAAALAEVGNLMDVTPALVALLTK; this is translated from the coding sequence GTGCCCGACGCTCCGCTTCCCGAGGCACTGCCCGCCCGCATCGTCTTCGTGTTCCTCGACGGCGTCGGACTCGGCCCGACCACTGACCACAACCCGTTCGCCTCGCTCGCGCTTCCCCATTTCGAGCGACTCGCGGGCGGACAGCGGTGGACAGCGGACGCTGTGCCCATTGCCGAGTCCGGACACCTCTTCCGACCCATCGATGCGACGCTCGGGGTGGAGGGCTTGCCGCAGAGCGGGACGGGACAGGCCACGCTCCTCACCGGGGTCAACTGCGCGGCGCGGGCGGGCCGCCACTTCGGCCCCTATCCGCACTCCACGTCGAAGCCCGTCATCGCGGCGCGCAACCTGTTCGTGCGGCTGCGGGACGCGGGGCGGACGGGCGCGTTCGCGAACGCCTACCCCGACCGGTTCTTCCGCTACGCCGAAGGGCGCGGCCGGTGGACCGTCACCACGCTCTGCTGCATCGAGGCCGGCGTCCCCCTCCGCCGCGAGGCCGACCTGCGCGCGGGCGATGCGCTCACCGCCGACCTCACCGCCGCCGCGTGGCCCGAGCACCTCGGCATCGACGTGCCCGTGATCTCGGAGGAGGCAGCCGGCCGCCGCCTCGCCCGACTCAGCCACGCCGCCGACCTCACGCTCTTCGAGTACTACCTCACCGATAAAGCCGGTCACAGCCAGAGTCCCGGCCGCGCCGCCGCCACGCTCCGCTCCCTCGACGCCTTCTTCGGCGGCCTGCTCGGCGCGCTCGACGAGGGCGACCTCCTCGTCGTCACGAGCGACCACGGCAACCTCGAGGACCTCGGCACGAAGACGCACACGCGCCACCCCGTCCCGCTCGTCGCGCTCGGCCCCGGTGCTGCCGCACTCGCCGAGGTGGGCAACCTGATGGACGTGACGCCGGCCCTCGTGGCGCTCCTAACAAAGTAG